The Parvibaculum sp. DNA segment GAGGCGCGGCGAATGAGATCGTCTTCCGAACCCGGCACGTCGCGGGCCGCGGAGGCGTCCTCCGGATCGATCTGGAAAAAAGGAAGCGTCGTGAAGGCGTTGAGAATATCGGGCGCGATCTCCTTTGCATGGCCGAGCGCCCGCCAGTCGAAGGAGACGAAGGTGACGGTTTCCGAAATCCCCTGCGCGCGCGTCAGCGCGACTGCCGCATCGGCAAGCGCCACAGGATCGGCCGATTGCGAAAGATCGAGCAGCGCTGTCTTCAGTTCGACATAGAGACGGAAGCCGGGCTTTGCCGCGCGCTTGACCAGCGCATAGACATCGGCAAGCAGCGGTACGCGCGCGCCGTCGAACGGCGTTTGTTCGGGATAGCGCGCCGAATAGCCGGCGCCGGGCCGGAGCCGGCCGACATCGTAGGCGGCGAGTTCGGCGGCGGACAATTCCTTGAGAAGCGGCGTCGGGCGGGTCAGCCACTGGCCGTCCGGGCCCCGCGCGATGGCGGGTTTCAGGCTCTCGTCGTGATGGACAACGAGTTTCCCGTCGCGGCTCAGATGCACGTCGAGTTCGATACCCTCGGCGTCCATGGCGATGGCGCGCTCGAAGGCTTCCATCGTGTTTTCAGGCCAGAGCCCCGCGCCGCCGCGATGCGCGATCTGTAACGGCTTCCGCATGTCCGTTCCTTCATCCCCCATGACGCGACGCCGGAAAACGCCCGGCAGGCGCCGAATTCAAAGCCGCCCATGTGACCCGTTCCGGCCGCCCGCGTCAAAATGAAACAGCGTCGCAGAGCTGTCATGGAGAGCGTTTGGCGCTGACGTCACATCGATGTGTGATTATAGTATCAAGCGTATCACCAAGAAGAGCGATCGCGCGGGGCCGGACTTTTGCGGCAACCATGCGGCGAATTCGAGGTCGCGAAATGAGCGCCATGAGGCGCCAGCGCGGCAGGCCACAGGCAACACAGGTGATGACATGCCGATTGCGTCGATATGGCGCCGGCTCCGGCACAAGCGCGCCAGGCACTCCTACTACGAGACGCAGGACGTGATGCGCCGCGCCGTCGAAATGGCGGCGCTGGAAGAAGAGCTGCGCGGGCTCGACGACGAGCGGTTGCGGCAGCGCCTTGCCGCCGAAACCGACGCCGCCCGCCGCCGGGTGTTCGAGCGCGAACGGGCCCGGCGCGACGAGGCGTCCGGCCGTTCCCCTGCGTCAGGCACGCGCTGACGGACCTTGGGCGGCGGCCTTTTTTTGGCCGCCCCGCCGCGCCACCCTTTGCATTGTCGCGGCACGATGGCCGATACTCTCCCCAACAAGA contains these protein-coding regions:
- a CDS encoding glycerophosphodiester phosphodiesterase family protein, with the protein product MRKPLQIAHRGGAGLWPENTMEAFERAIAMDAEGIELDVHLSRDGKLVVHHDESLKPAIARGPDGQWLTRPTPLLKELSAAELAAYDVGRLRPGAGYSARYPEQTPFDGARVPLLADVYALVKRAAKPGFRLYVELKTALLDLSQSADPVALADAAVALTRAQGISETVTFVSFDWRALGHAKEIAPDILNAFTTLPFFQIDPEDASAARDVPGSEDDLIRRASAGGAPWTAGFDWRTQAGATFAERMLRAIASGPADGWFSWHGDVTSTTAALAGELGLAVSCWTVDEEAEMQRLAALGIEAILTDRPDRLKKLLA